In Haematobia irritans isolate KBUSLIRL chromosome 1, ASM5000362v1, whole genome shotgun sequence, a genomic segment contains:
- the LOC142219513 gene encoding uncharacterized protein LOC142219513, whose translation MDWLNKISIFIVLFIQLSEHKVECQRRCSEDCPSIDYPICATLYTGPKGGSISCTFENTCKLKYRECVYYEIWTFRARACTAEHSQCEKYRAVRPFARKTTTKPLINKVIKKCKKVYQNVNFSIKSKAKRENREEDCVEE comes from the exons ATGGATTGGTTGAATAAAATCTCGATTTTTATAGTGCTTTTTATCCAATTAAGTGAGCATAAAGTGGAATGTCAGAGGCGTTGTAGTGAAGATTGCCCAAGTATTGATTATCCAATTTGTGCAACTTTATATACGGGACCTAAAGGTGGATCAATCTCATGCACTTTCGAAAATACTTGCAAATTGAAATATCGGGAATGTGTTTATTATGAAA TTTGGACATTCAGGGCACGTGCTTGTACTGCGGAACATAGCCAATGTGAAAAATATCGAGCGGTGCGTCCTTTTGCTAGAAAGACCACAACGAAACCCCTAATTAATAAAGTTATTAAGAAATGCaaaaaagtttaccaaaatgttaattttagtATCAAATCAAAAGCAAAAAGAGAAAATAGAGAAGAAGATTGTGTAGAGGAGTAA
- the LOC142238590 gene encoding uncharacterized protein LOC142238590, whose amino-acid sequence MHLKIKIAILLLLIVVLCRHRVNGNACPKTCPAELNPVCGTFHRGTRNGFITCTFDNYCKLTTRECMANEKWLSRQGRCNKENPDCTKFIATLPVTTTPKPKSPGVLEKSKNFFKGLFGKTN is encoded by the exons ATGCATTTGaagataaaaattgcaattttactgTTGTTAATTGTAGTCCTCTGCCGTCATAGAGTCAATGGGAACGCATGTCCTAAAACGTGTCCGGCAGAATTGAATCCAGTGTGTGGAACATTTCATCGGGGAACTCGCAATGGATTCATAACGTGTACATTCGATAATTATTGTAAACTTACTACTCGTGAATGCATGGCCAATGAAA aatggcttagccgtcaaggacGTTGTAATAAGGAAAATCCAGATTGCACCAAATTTATAGCCACTCTTCCTGTTACAACTACACCAAAGCCAAAATCCCCTGGAGTGTTGGAAAAGTCAAAGAACTTCTTCAAAGGACTGTTTGGcaaaactaattaa